One Amorphoplanes digitatis genomic window carries:
- a CDS encoding S1C family serine protease: MTGVATGLLPSVAALAVRTPRGNGAGSAVTFTDDGFLLTNAHVVAGASGGTADFADGTETRFDVVGIDALSDLAVVRVHSPGAPSAPLGDADELRIGQLVVAVGNPMGLAGSVTAGVVSGLGRSLPARDGRRVRIIDNVIQTDAALNPGNSGGALADFTGAVVGVNTAVAGYGLGLAVPINRTTRHIIGELVTSGRVRRAWLGVAGVPVPLPPPIAGRLGQKLGLRVVEVVPGSPAGTAGIYLGDILVTAGGEPVQSVQVLQRLMLGPAIGTDLPVTVLRKNAFVDVVTVPTELS, encoded by the coding sequence GTGACCGGCGTCGCCACCGGCCTCCTGCCGTCCGTCGCCGCCCTGGCGGTCCGCACCCCGCGCGGGAACGGCGCCGGCTCGGCGGTCACCTTCACCGACGACGGGTTCCTGCTCACCAACGCCCATGTGGTCGCCGGCGCGAGCGGCGGCACCGCCGACTTCGCCGACGGCACCGAGACCCGGTTCGACGTGGTCGGCATCGACGCGCTCTCCGACCTCGCCGTCGTCCGCGTGCACAGCCCGGGCGCGCCCTCGGCGCCGCTGGGCGACGCCGACGAACTGCGCATCGGCCAGCTCGTCGTGGCGGTGGGTAACCCGATGGGCCTGGCCGGGTCCGTCACCGCCGGCGTCGTCTCGGGGCTGGGCCGCTCGCTGCCGGCCCGCGACGGCCGCCGGGTCCGCATCATCGACAACGTCATCCAGACCGACGCGGCGCTCAATCCCGGCAACTCGGGCGGCGCGCTGGCCGACTTCACCGGCGCCGTCGTCGGCGTCAACACCGCGGTCGCGGGCTACGGCCTCGGCCTGGCCGTGCCGATCAACAGGACCACCCGGCACATCATCGGCGAGCTGGTGACCTCGGGCCGGGTCCGCCGGGCGTGGCTTGGCGTGGCCGGGGTGCCCGTGCCGCTGCCGCCGCCGATCGCCGGGCGGCTGGGCCAGAAGCTGGGCCTGCGGGTGGTCGAGGTGGTGCCGGGCAGCCCGGCCGGCACGGCGGGCATCTACCTGGGCGACATCCTGGTCACCGCGGGCGGCGAGCCGGTGCAGTCCGTCCAGGTCCTCCAGCGCCTGATGCTGGGCCCGGCGATCGGCACCGACCTGCCCGTCACCGTCCTGCGGAAGAACGCCTTCGTCGACGTGGTGACGGTGCCCACCGAGCTCTCATAG
- a CDS encoding SGNH/GDSL hydrolase family protein: MAGLAGRIGRATAATLFAGAVGGVALLAGEAIAARTRRYAKPTMGLALRTSMGPSAAPPLRLVLLGDAAAVGVGVEWLSETVGGQLARLLAEGTPEAGQRHVLLSSVGVAGSRSADLATQVARALLGERPDVAVVLIGANDATGLHSPEESASHLGDAVRRLRDAGVQVVVGTCPDLGAVRSIAPPLRQITGWVGRRVARAQGAAVTAAGGVVVDLAGETGAVFRADAGTLCYDGFHPSADGYRVWAHALLPAVLDAAQAAGRRTSLE; encoded by the coding sequence ATGGCGGGCCTGGCGGGACGGATCGGCAGAGCGACGGCGGCCACGCTGTTCGCCGGGGCCGTCGGGGGTGTCGCGCTGCTGGCGGGCGAGGCGATCGCGGCCCGCACCCGGCGATACGCCAAGCCGACAATGGGCCTGGCCCTGCGCACCTCGATGGGCCCGTCGGCGGCGCCCCCGCTGCGGCTCGTGCTGCTCGGCGACGCGGCCGCGGTCGGTGTCGGCGTGGAGTGGCTGTCGGAGACCGTCGGCGGCCAGCTCGCCCGGCTGCTCGCCGAGGGCACCCCCGAGGCCGGCCAGCGGCACGTGCTGCTCTCCAGCGTCGGCGTGGCCGGCTCCCGTTCGGCCGACCTGGCCACCCAGGTGGCCCGGGCCCTGCTGGGCGAGCGCCCCGACGTGGCCGTGGTGCTGATCGGCGCGAACGACGCGACCGGCCTGCACAGCCCGGAGGAGTCCGCTTCGCACCTCGGCGACGCCGTGCGCCGCCTGCGCGACGCCGGTGTCCAGGTCGTCGTCGGCACCTGCCCCGACCTGGGCGCGGTCCGCTCGATCGCGCCGCCGCTGCGCCAGATCACGGGCTGGGTTGGCCGCCGCGTCGCCCGGGCGCAGGGCGCCGCCGTGACCGCCGCGGGAGGCGTCGTGGTCGACCTCGCCGGCGAGACCGGCGCGGTGTTCCGGGCGGACGCGGGAACCCTCTGCTACGACGGCTTCCACCCGTCCGCGGACGGCTACCGGGTGTGGGCGCACGCCCTCCTCCCGGCGGTGCTGGACGCGGCCCAGGCCGCGGGTCGCCGCACCTCACTCGAATAA
- a CDS encoding GNAT family N-acetyltransferase, whose protein sequence is MTVRLRPATDGDMAAIGALHFHSRATAYADILSPEALAYGSPEAMGEWWAERWKWERDTHRLTVAVDGVTLAGFTYLGPSEEDGVGMLSAIHADPAYVGTGVGLRLMRDALPALALIGDRAVLWVLAANARARRFYERGGWVADGTTRTEAIGGEPASQVRYGRRVAGVAGGSA, encoded by the coding sequence ATGACCGTGCGCCTTCGTCCCGCCACTGACGGCGATATGGCCGCCATCGGCGCCCTGCATTTCCACTCGCGCGCGACCGCGTACGCCGACATCCTCTCCCCCGAGGCGCTGGCCTACGGCTCGCCCGAGGCGATGGGCGAGTGGTGGGCCGAGCGGTGGAAGTGGGAGCGGGACACGCACCGGCTGACGGTCGCGGTCGACGGCGTGACGCTGGCGGGCTTCACCTACCTGGGCCCGAGCGAGGAGGACGGCGTCGGCATGCTGTCGGCGATCCACGCCGACCCGGCCTACGTCGGCACCGGCGTAGGGCTGCGGCTGATGCGCGACGCGCTGCCCGCGCTCGCCCTGATCGGCGACCGGGCGGTGCTCTGGGTGCTCGCCGCCAACGCCCGCGCCCGGCGCTTCTACGAGCGCGGCGGCTGGGTCGCCGACGGGACCACGCGCACCGAGGCGATCGGCGGCGAGCCGGCATCGCAGGTCCGCTACGGGCGGCGGGTCGCCGGGGTGGCGGGCGGGAGTGCATGA
- a CDS encoding YkvA family protein, with the protein MARKLHRTAAFTALAKALMSGARGGPSIGKRFAALPRMVKATAKGQYDGGMRVAMMAAATAYVVSPVDLVPEAALFVFGLADDAVMITWLAGAVLAETTRFLEWEKQRDAILPGSVVD; encoded by the coding sequence ATGGCCAGGAAGCTGCACCGTACCGCCGCCTTCACGGCGCTGGCGAAGGCCCTCATGTCCGGGGCCCGAGGCGGCCCGTCGATCGGCAAGCGGTTTGCCGCGCTGCCCCGGATGGTGAAGGCCACCGCCAAGGGCCAGTACGACGGCGGCATGCGGGTGGCGATGATGGCCGCCGCGACGGCGTACGTGGTCTCGCCCGTCGACCTGGTCCCCGAGGCGGCACTGTTCGTTTTCGGGCTGGCCGACGACGCCGTGATGATCACTTGGCTGGCGGGCGCGGTGCTCGCGGAGACCACGCGCTTCCTCGAGTGGGAGAAACAGCGTGATGCGATCCTGCCCGGATCCGTGGTCGACTGA
- the ppk2 gene encoding polyphosphate kinase 2 — MQAEQEQQHPNGHQWDAEQVTRPYQGPITELAGYRVADDDDDDPVLLNPDGSPVDTWREDYPYESRMARPEYDHDKRLLQIELLKLQKWCKRTGERMVFLFEGRDAAGKGGTIKRFMEHLNPRGASVVALEKPSERESSQWYFQRYIKHLPAAGEIVLFDRSWYNRAGVERVMGFCTRVEYLEFMRQAPDLERMLVRSGINLIKFWFSVSQGEQRTRFAIRQVDPVRQWKLSTMDLESLDKWGDYTEAKEAMFFYTDTADAPWTVVKSNDKKRARLEAIRFVLNRFDYDDKDAGNIGTPDPQVVGPASLAVEGTEMSPRVFPRL, encoded by the coding sequence ATGCAGGCCGAGCAGGAGCAACAACACCCGAACGGGCACCAGTGGGACGCGGAGCAGGTCACCAGGCCGTACCAGGGCCCGATCACCGAACTGGCCGGCTACCGGGTCGCCGACGACGATGACGACGACCCGGTGCTGCTCAACCCCGACGGCAGCCCGGTCGACACCTGGCGCGAGGACTACCCGTACGAGTCCCGGATGGCCCGGCCCGAATACGACCATGACAAGCGCCTGCTCCAGATCGAACTGCTGAAGCTGCAAAAGTGGTGCAAGCGCACCGGCGAGCGGATGGTGTTCCTCTTCGAGGGCCGCGACGCCGCCGGCAAGGGCGGCACGATCAAGCGCTTCATGGAACACCTGAACCCGCGCGGCGCCTCCGTCGTGGCGCTGGAGAAGCCCAGCGAGCGCGAGAGCAGCCAGTGGTACTTCCAGCGCTACATCAAGCACCTGCCCGCGGCCGGAGAGATCGTGCTCTTCGACCGCTCCTGGTACAACCGGGCCGGGGTCGAGCGGGTCATGGGCTTCTGCACCCGCGTCGAGTATCTGGAGTTCATGCGCCAGGCCCCGGACCTCGAGCGGATGCTCGTGCGCTCGGGCATCAACCTGATCAAGTTCTGGTTCTCGGTGTCGCAGGGCGAGCAGCGCACCCGTTTCGCGATCCGCCAGGTCGACCCGGTACGGCAGTGGAAGCTCTCGACGATGGATCTCGAGTCGCTGGACAAGTGGGGCGACTACACCGAGGCCAAGGAGGCGATGTTCTTCTACACGGACACCGCCGACGCCCCGTGGACCGTGGTGAAGAGCAACGACAAGAAGCGTGCCCGGCTGGAGGCGATCCGGTTCGTGCTCAACCGCTTCGACTACGACGACAAGGACGCCGGGAACATCGGCACCCCGGACCCGCAGGTCGTGGGACCTGCCTCGCTGGCGGTGGAGGGAACCGAGATGTCCCCACGCGTATTCCCCCGCCTCTAG
- a CDS encoding ribonuclease Z, which translates to MIMRELIVLGTASQVPTRHRNHNGYLLRWDDEVILFDPGEGTQRQMLLAGLAVTPLRRVCITHFHGDHSLGLPGIIQRISLDKVRHPVLVHFPAGGREYFDRLRHATSFYDVADVQPAPVSDGFLAETSAGTLTALPLRHSIETYGYRLAEPDGRRMVPSLLAAHGITGPMISDLQRTGLAGRVTLDQVSVPRPGQRFAFVMDTGMCDNVFRLAEGADLLVIESTFLSEDAAMAAQVGHLTAGQAASVARQSGVRTLVLTHFSQRYADSARFLDEARAEFDGDIVLAEDLLRVPVPPRLGSANDRAPSSRH; encoded by the coding sequence GTGATCATGCGCGAGCTCATCGTCCTCGGCACCGCGAGCCAGGTGCCGACCCGGCACCGGAACCACAACGGCTACCTGCTGCGCTGGGACGACGAGGTCATCCTCTTCGACCCCGGCGAGGGCACCCAGCGCCAGATGCTGCTGGCCGGGCTGGCCGTGACCCCGCTGCGCCGGGTGTGCATCACCCACTTCCACGGCGACCACTCGCTCGGCCTGCCCGGGATCATCCAGCGGATCTCGCTCGACAAGGTCCGGCACCCGGTCCTCGTGCACTTCCCGGCCGGCGGCCGGGAGTACTTCGACCGGCTGCGGCACGCGACGAGCTTCTACGACGTCGCCGACGTCCAGCCGGCCCCGGTGTCCGACGGCTTCCTCGCGGAGACCTCCGCGGGCACGCTGACGGCCCTGCCGCTGCGCCACTCGATCGAGACCTACGGCTACCGCCTGGCCGAGCCGGACGGCCGCCGCATGGTCCCGTCGCTGCTCGCCGCGCACGGCATCACCGGCCCGATGATCAGCGACCTCCAGCGCACCGGCCTAGCCGGCCGGGTGACCCTCGACCAGGTCAGCGTGCCCCGGCCGGGCCAGCGCTTCGCCTTCGTGATGGACACCGGCATGTGCGACAACGTGTTCCGGCTGGCCGAGGGGGCGGACCTGCTGGTCATCGAGTCGACCTTCCTGTCGGAGGACGCCGCGATGGCCGCGCAGGTCGGCCACCTGACCGCGGGCCAGGCCGCGTCGGTGGCCCGGCAGTCGGGCGTACGCACGCTGGTGCTCACCCACTTCTCCCAGCGGTACGCCGACAGCGCGCGCTTTCTCGACGAGGCCCGGGCGGAGTTCGACGGCGACATCGTGCTCGCCGAGGATCTCCTGCGAGTTCCGGTGCCGCCCAGGCTAGGTTCGGCGAATGACCGTGCGCCTTCGTCCCGCCACTGA
- a CDS encoding SGNH/GDSL hydrolase family protein, with protein MRSWTEADRRRLRQAGRIAGAVTGAAAGLTLLSAGVLLRQAAGVRKVIPMAEAPPPRGDGLYGPKFPGRPLSMVILGDSSAAGYGVHRPRETPGALLATGVSRRLRRPVRLHRLAVVGSMSSGLPYQVDAALEYEPEIAVILVGGNDVTHFSARTAAVRHLSDTVRRLRAVGCRVVVGTCPDIGAIQPIKPPLRWLARRWSRQLAAAQTVAVVEAGGRTVSIGDLLGPAFEADPVRMFGSDRFHPSVEGYARAAAVMMPTLMATLGEDDRAPAAGPDGVRSLPQAAHEAVRAAGTEVSAVKVDGHERGPAGRWALLRRHPWFGEPRLRFGHRTTRPATEKGRVVSASGRSAAGAVGWTPEDHPAAVD; from the coding sequence GTGCGCAGTTGGACGGAGGCGGACCGGCGGCGGCTCCGGCAGGCCGGCCGAATCGCGGGCGCCGTCACCGGCGCCGCCGCGGGCCTCACGCTCCTGTCGGCCGGCGTGCTGCTGCGGCAGGCCGCGGGCGTCCGCAAGGTCATTCCGATGGCCGAGGCTCCCCCGCCGCGCGGCGACGGCCTCTACGGCCCCAAGTTCCCCGGCCGCCCGCTGAGCATGGTCATCCTCGGCGACTCCTCCGCGGCCGGATACGGCGTGCACCGCCCGCGGGAGACACCCGGCGCGCTGCTGGCCACCGGCGTCTCCCGGCGGCTGCGCCGGCCGGTCCGGCTGCACCGGCTCGCCGTGGTCGGCTCGATGTCGTCCGGCCTGCCCTATCAGGTGGACGCCGCCCTGGAATACGAGCCGGAGATCGCCGTCATCCTGGTCGGCGGCAACGACGTCACCCACTTCTCGGCGCGCACGGCGGCCGTCCGCCACCTCAGCGACACCGTCCGCCGGCTGCGCGCCGTCGGCTGCCGAGTGGTCGTCGGCACCTGCCCCGACATCGGCGCGATCCAGCCGATCAAGCCGCCGCTGCGCTGGCTGGCCCGCCGGTGGAGCCGGCAGCTGGCGGCCGCGCAGACCGTCGCGGTGGTCGAGGCCGGCGGCCGGACGGTGTCCATCGGCGACCTGCTCGGCCCGGCGTTCGAGGCCGACCCGGTCCGGATGTTCGGCTCGGACCGCTTCCACCCCTCGGTCGAGGGTTACGCGCGGGCGGCCGCGGTCATGATGCCGACCCTGATGGCGACCCTCGGCGAGGACGACCGGGCGCCGGCCGCCGGGCCCGACGGCGTGCGCAGCCTGCCCCAGGCGGCACACGAGGCGGTCCGCGCGGCGGGCACCGAGGTCAGCGCGGTCAAGGTCGACGGCCACGAGCGCGGTCCCGCCGGGCGCTGGGCGCTGCTGCGCCGGCACCCCTGGTTCGGCGAGCCCCGCCTGCGGTTCGGCCACCGCACGACCCGGCCGGCCACGGAGAAGGGGCGTGTTGTGAGCGCGTCCGGCCGGTCGGCCGCGGGCGCCGTAGGGTGGACACCTGAGGATCATCCAGCAGCCGTCGACTGA
- a CDS encoding cystathionine beta-synthase: MRYYDNVVDIIGDTPLVRLRNVTEGIAATVLAKVEYMNPGGSVKDRIALRMIEDAEKAGLLREGGTIVEPTSGNTGVGLALVAQLRGYRCVFVCPDKVSEDKQNVLRAYGAEVVVCPTAVAPEDPRSYYNVSDRLARDIPGAWKPDQYSNPANPRSHYEETGPELWKQTEGRITHFVAGVGTGGTITGVGRYLKEQGEVRVVGADPEGSVYSGGTGRPYLVEGVGEDFWPETYDRTICDEVIEVSDSDSFEMTRRLAREEGLLVGGSCGMAVVAALEVARKAGPDDVIVVLLPDGGRGYLSKIFNDTWMARYGFLTTGDGEATVAAALDAKSGAMPPLIHVHPTETVRDAIDYMREYGVSQLPVLKAEPPVVTGEVAGSIAEKALLDALFTGAAHLHDTIERHMGDPLPMIGGGQPVSAAVALLENADAAMVLVDGKPAGVLTRQDLLAHLS; encoded by the coding sequence GTGCGGTACTACGACAATGTCGTCGACATCATCGGGGACACCCCCCTGGTTCGGCTGCGCAACGTCACCGAAGGCATAGCGGCGACAGTCCTTGCCAAGGTCGAATACATGAACCCGGGCGGATCCGTGAAGGACCGCATCGCGCTGCGCATGATCGAGGACGCCGAGAAGGCGGGGCTGCTCCGGGAGGGCGGCACGATCGTCGAGCCCACCAGCGGCAACACCGGTGTCGGGCTGGCGCTCGTCGCGCAGCTGCGCGGGTACAGGTGCGTCTTCGTCTGCCCTGACAAGGTCAGCGAGGACAAGCAGAACGTGCTGCGGGCCTACGGCGCGGAGGTCGTGGTGTGCCCGACCGCGGTGGCGCCCGAGGACCCGCGCTCGTACTACAACGTCTCGGACCGGCTGGCCCGGGACATTCCCGGCGCCTGGAAGCCGGACCAGTACAGCAACCCGGCGAACCCGCGCTCGCACTACGAGGAGACGGGCCCCGAGCTGTGGAAGCAGACCGAGGGCCGGATCACCCACTTCGTCGCGGGCGTCGGCACCGGCGGCACGATCACCGGCGTCGGCCGGTACCTCAAGGAGCAGGGCGAGGTGCGGGTCGTCGGCGCCGACCCCGAGGGCTCCGTCTACTCCGGCGGCACCGGGCGGCCGTACCTGGTCGAGGGCGTCGGCGAGGACTTCTGGCCCGAAACCTACGACCGGACCATCTGCGACGAGGTCATCGAGGTGTCCGACTCGGACTCCTTCGAGATGACCCGCCGGCTGGCCCGCGAGGAGGGCCTGCTGGTCGGCGGCAGCTGCGGCATGGCCGTTGTCGCGGCCCTGGAGGTGGCCCGCAAGGCCGGCCCGGACGACGTGATCGTCGTGCTGCTGCCCGACGGCGGCCGCGGCTACCTGTCGAAGATCTTCAACGACACCTGGATGGCCCGCTACGGCTTCCTGACCACCGGCGACGGCGAGGCGACGGTGGCGGCGGCGCTGGACGCCAAGAGCGGCGCGATGCCCCCGCTGATCCACGTGCACCCGACCGAGACGGTCCGCGACGCGATCGACTACATGCGCGAGTACGGCGTCAGCCAGCTTCCGGTGCTCAAGGCCGAGCCGCCCGTCGTCACCGGCGAGGTGGCCGGCTCGATCGCGGAGAAGGCCCTGCTGGACGCGCTGTTCACCGGCGCGGCGCACCTGCACGACACGATCGAGCGGCACATGGGCGACCCGCTGCCGATGATCGGCGGTGGACAGCCGGTGAGCGCGGCGGTCGCGCTGCTGGAGAACGCGGACGCGGCGATGGTGCTCGTGGACGGCAAGCCGGCCGGCGTCCTCACCCGGCAGGACCTGCTGGCGCACCTGTCCTGA